The Apium graveolens cultivar Ventura chromosome 10, ASM990537v1, whole genome shotgun sequence nucleotide sequence GACAGGCTCTACTTTTTGAACAAGAGAAATCTTTCCAGAGTCCCAATTAAGTGAGCTTGATACATACTGGACGATATATATCCCTGGAACATCTCCCTCCTCTTCAAAGTAGATAGAATCTCCTAACTTTGAGAATGACTCAATTCCTGATTAAAGGTTGAAAAAATGAAAACTAAGTACAGGAACTGAACCATAAAATCGTACTCATTCTGAGTGTTGATAATTCAATAAATGGTGTTTGgtcaagcatcattcaaaaaCAGAAACATATCATTGAAACCTAATGATTGTAGGACATAAAGGGTAGCTAAAATAGAACTTAAAGAACAAGAATATGAAAAGATATTAAATTATCCTTATCAGCATTACAGTAATTTTAAGAACAGACACAGCACTTGCACCTATAACTAACTAAAAAAGACTGCACTGACTTTTTGTTAAGATGCCATAAACAAAAAGGAAAAACACTTCTAAAAAGTTTTTATAAGAGTATTCCGCCAGACCTGTTCCATAGCAACACCAGAAGCTATTAAACTGTGTTCCCCATCCATGATAGCTTCTAGCCTTTGATTGTCCAGGTCCAAGTGGTAGCATGTAGATCATTACTCCAGGTTCCCTTCCTCTTTGGATGCTCAAAACACCATTAGTGAGTGCCCGCTCGTAATAATCTGCATATGACATTTCTTTGGTCCATTTAAATAGGTGGCGAGAGACCTGAGAAAATTAACAAGTCAATGCACACATAAACACTGAAAAGTGCTTAATCTGTGTACTTTTACAATGAGAAAAATGTCTCGCACTGCTGGTCCTGTGACAAATATTACTAAATACAAAAAGCTACATGTAATTATCATTGCATCTCCATGCCCCACCCCCTGACACCTAAAAACTAATATTTCCCTAGATGCACAGACTTCTAAAAGATTACAAAAAATGATAATACATAATTTAAGAAGTACCAACACCACATTTCTCTCTATTAATCCTCGAACATCGAATCTAAGAGTAATACCTTTAGCATATTATACGTTGTACAAGACTCTTCATTTTCTGTCTGCAGAGTGCTTGCTAAGCGCTTTGGTTCACTCCTACATGTAAAAGAACGAAGAGGAACACATTAAGTATGCAGGGCATTGATGATTACTTAGACGATTGTTATTAGGTACTGTGTAAGTCTAGTCACGAGGGGAGAGCTAATTATCGAACGAGCACAATTTTATTGCTAGGAGGGCTTACCAGAACTCAGAGACTGATGTCCCTCCTGTTGCATAGCTGTGAGAAGTGTTTACAACATCCATGAAAAATGTTCCTATTTCCTGGAAGTCATAAGAACGCACAGTTATTATAATTTAGTATCTAGGCTCAGCATATTATTATAGAAAAAGCTATTTACTAAATTTTCAGTAATTTCCAGAAGGTGCAGAattctaatttttatatatgGTGACAAGGACTTAATTTAGAAACTCTTAGTAAGATTTCTTCATTTATTCTAACTGTTTTATGATGTGATTCTTGTTGCTACACTAAATTGGTGTGATTCTTGTCTTTTCTATCGTTTCCCTGTTGCGAGCTTTCTGTTCTTTCTCTTAGTTTCTCATTTCCAGTCAAAGGCTAAAAGGGTTTTCTTGTAGATATTGATAAAAAAAGGCACCCGATAGAACATCAACTTACCTTATAAAGTGGATCACCAGTGACTTCATATCTCCTTTGAGAACCAATAACAATTGGAATATGTGTATTGGCATGAAAACCAGATATGTCATCAGCCTACAGGTAAATGAACAAGATTAAGCAAATCCAGCAGTAAGACCAGGTGCATTTGACTTAAAATCCAGCATCAATTTAATCATAGTACGTAATACTGTTTTAATAAGGACAGCCAATAATAAACCGAAGTGTCTAAAATTTCAGAGGGTGCATGTTCTCCTGTGCTTGTCTCATGTAAATGTGTAGATCGCGTGACAGGTACATGCCCAGCTTGGTGGACAACTTATTTAAATATACCATATTGTACTACACCCAACATAACTTCACCTCAGTAATGCTATGACAGTATCTTCTACGTCTGACCCTCCACCCCGGAAAAATATTGCTCTAAATTTTTAAGTTTAACTGTTTAACTATCACTTAGATAAAGCTCGTTTCCTTTACGTAAGCCAAGTTATCATATATCTCCCTCTAAACCTCGAATTAGTATTCAGTTGGAAAGGGTAAGTTTACTCCCAAGGTCTAATATTTACTGAAGAGAAATTTAATACCTAGTATCTCATTTGCGGAACTGTATAAGAACATCAATAACTGAACAAATAAATAGAAAGTATGTCTCTTTGCCTCTTTGGTGCATATTGGTGCATATTAACAACATCAGTAGCCAGTGACAAACGGAAAGAGAAAATACTTAAAAAGTTGCAGAGTAGCAAGGTAGAATATTGTTAAAGAGACTTAAAACACGAAACACTGTTTTTATCATACAGAGATATCAAGCACCTGTATTTAGTGTGTATTTATTAAAGCATAGTAAACACTCAAAATACAAagtataatatattataaatctCATATCCATCTCATTTACTCATATATTTAATTACCTGTACTGCCAGGAGTCCTAAAAAGCAGGGTTTGTCAAATAGATGAGCCAACAGCAAATGTTTTGGATCACCctgcaaagagcaaggaagaAGGCAATGTTGAAGCATATTTTAAGGTGTGTATTTGACAAACTTGATGTCTAGGAAATTACTCTGTTAAATTTAAAGGAGGAAGAACGAACGTAGAAAAATACAGAAATAGCTTGAAATTTTACTAGTGTGCTACTTGGCTTGATTCATATTAGTGCATGAAAAGATTCACTAATACATTAAGCACATTCACCGAAACTTCTACAATTTATCAGAAGCTAAGGCACCTAAATAGATTTAATAGGAAACAGGACTGGACTAGAACAAGGTTTGTCCTAACCTCTACAAGTCAATTAAAGGTATGTATGAACAGAATTAGAGTTTACATACAGTTACGCTGTACAGGTTGTAAAGAACATCATTCATGCCGCCTGTTTCTTCGTTCAGTGATCGATAATGTTGTTCAATACTGTACTTCAATATCACATTTTGCACACGGTTGTAGAAATATTGAGCCATCCATGTTACCATTTTTAAAGCTCGAGtatttttacaaaataaatactgATCCAAGAGTCCTGCCATTATCTGTAAGGAAATCAACAAAATAAGACTGAAGCTTAACAATTTTACTATACTTCTTCGGAAAACAGGTGATTTTACGACCTTATGAATGGTGTAATATGGTGCCCACACAGGTTTTACAGCTTCGAAACGATCAAATAGCTCTGATGGGAATGCAGAAAGATACCCACTCCCCATTTTTTCCTGGCAGTCAGAGAGAACAGAAATTACCGCAGACATCTTCTCTTTAAGAGTGTCATTGTGAGTGCTGCTCCACATTTGTGCTGAAGCACTCAAGTAATGTCCTGTATCATTAAAAATAAACGCTCGATGTAAGATTACACTCATATAGTATTATGTAACTCATCTTTAGGTGCAGGCAATTAAAAATAGTAATGGCAAGAGCAAGAAGATAAAGCCATGTGACAACAACTCAAGAAATAGGGTCCAAAATCTGACATGGAGGATATAAAAAGGATTCAAGAAGTGCAGGCAATTAAAAATAGTAATGTCCAATATCTGAATGTTTGAGAATTTTTAATAGTCCATATTCAAAATGGCCCCAAGGCCCCCAACAATGAAGATTTTTGTATAAATAATATGAATAAGGCAATTGGGGCATTAATTTCTACTGTAAATTCTCCCTGTATAAAAACAAATGGGTACTCCATGTTAACTTCAAAGCTAGGGTATAACAAAGGAGCGGCTAATAAATGAGCAAATAATTATAGGTCCTAAAGCATTATCCAAAATCACTGAAGCTATAGTTTCATTGGTTGGTCCACAATTGTATTTGTATCAACATAGCTATCTCTGACAATGAAGTTACTGAGATTACTACACAACAATTACATCTAAAAGAACACCAAatgcacatcatctcaaatgaaAAAAAAAAAACTAGAACACTTTATAGAAGCAGAACTAACCTACAAAATGTCCTCGAAGCTCCACATCTGGTCGCTCCCAACCTCCATAAGCATCACCTGGAGTAGGCAATCCTGCAGTCTTCCTAAAGCTCCAAACAAGACTATCAACATCCAACAACAACAAGTACTCCAAATTCGTCTGTTGAGCCTGCCCGTGTTTCGAATCAGGATCAAGCCTCACATTATCTAAAGCCACCTCCTTCAAAAACCCCTTAGCAACTTTCGAATTCCCCGAATTCTTGATATTCTTATACAACATCATCCAACTACCCGTATCCTCCTCCTTCAAAATCTTCCTAGGAAGTAAAGTAGCCCAAGCCGAAGTGTCGGTTGGAGTGAGATGATAATGCGAAAACATCTCATTTTTCCAAGTCTCATTTTTTGAGACTTGAAGTTCATATCTAAGACTATGTGATGATAATTCAGTGGGAATATTTGTACATTCTTTACCAAAACCAACATTGTACAACACAGAAAACATAAAAAATACATGAAAAACGCCTGACAAAGCCATGAAAATAAAGCACACAAGTTTCAAAACTACAATCTTgacttcaaattatcaataatgaatatatatatatatataataacttAACCTTCACTTGAAAGTCAAGGTTTGTTTCTAGTTGAGCAATCCATGGTATCAACAAAGACAGATAAAATATCAAAATCTAATaacttcaaaaaaaaaaaacCCAAGCAATGTTAATGATAAAATAATCAAATAACTGCAAGAAGCAATGAATATAAGCAGGTAGATAAGAAGAAACCGTTTCTATGAGATATGCATATGATGAACAATAATTGAGCGGCTAAAGATAATGGTAATGTGCATGTATTTGTAAGTGTAAGAACTAAGAAGAGAGCAGGGGAGTTGAGGAAATTAAAGAAGTGGGTGAGAGATGTAGACGAAGAAGGATCACGGATGGGTTGTCCTTATATGTAAGGGTGAGAAAGTACAAACGAACTTCTTCAAAGTGTGTGTGTGATTCTACTTTGTTGTCTTGCTTTTCAGTTTTCACTGTCAAGTCTCAAGGATGATTTACTTATAAATTACAGGGGGTGGATGTGAATGTGAATGTGAATGTGAATGTGAATGACCGTTGTCGCCTATCAATCATCTCCATTAATCATAGTAAGTTTTTTTTTTGACAACCAATATTCCATAACaaatattaaatcaaatttaatcCGTATGACCTATGTAGAGTGGATATTGGGTAAAATAACTTAATACATAATATGTAAAATAGTGTGCGTGATAATTTCAATATATTACGGTAGCAGGTACTTTATTCAAACAGCTATTTTATTCACACGGAGTTACGGACTTACTCTCTAAATGAATACATTTTCATGATTAACATATTTACTGTATAATTGATTATTTCGATATACTACCTTTACCGATAACTTATTCACACGGATTACTCTAAGTGAATGCAAGATTAACGTATTTactgtataattaattatttcaataCATTATTTTAATCGCTAATTTATTACACGGACTTACTCTAAGTGAATGGATACGTAAGATTAACATATTTACAGTATGATTGTTTAAATTTTAATCAAATTTTGTGTGGATAATCTTTTTTTTTGCGAATGTAATCAATCAAAACAAGATAACCGGTAAAGAAAACAAGAAGATTAAGGGCAGTTTATTTCACCCGTTTTTCAGAAAACtttttttagaaaatagaaaTTTTTGAATATATATTCAACTTGCATATTTTCTAACTTGAAAACTAAAAAAATGGAAAATATGGTTTTCTGATTTATAACTAGAAATGAGAAAATTATGAAAACAGctttttattattttctaatttaATAAAACAAGAAAACACCTTAAACTTAACATGTTCACCAATTATAACCCTAATATACCATTTTTTATGAATTATACATGAATACATGAATATTATTAATAGTAAtacaattaatattattaatattaatacaTTTGTTTTAAAATAAAGACAAAACAAACTCgcataaaatttgaaaattttataataatGAAGTAGTCACAAATAAATTGTTAACATAATAATACATAAAAGATGATATATGAtacaaatattaaaaattatataaatataattaaataatttaaaaataagttTTCATAATATATTTTTTGTTGAAAATAACATTATTTATAATTGTTAATTGATTACATAAAAGAATTATATATTCTAAATTGAGAAGTgttcatatatttttttttaattttttgtttaaGTTAATTTGGAATATATTTTCTCATTTTTCAATAGTTTTCTTAGAAATAGAAAAGcgagaaaattttagaaaattggAAAAAAAAACTGGAAAATTTTTATATAAGTAAACTACCTCTTAGTATTAATTAAATTCATTTCAAATGTGAATATGATAATGTATTCGAATGATCCAAAACAATAATCTAAAAATATGATAGTTAAAGAAACTGATTAAACGAAGTTGAGACTGGTGTTTTTTTTCTCTTGACAACCATCAACAACCAATGCAATATTATACAAATTACAATATGGGTATAAATGAGTGATAGGTAtacaaatttatttttaaatattttttcaaataaGGTGGTACGATTTTTGATATAGGTATGAATTTATGAACGCATTTGAGcacgtatgtatatatgtatgtggagtctcgtatttttaataaaaaattatcaaacatatatattacatataagtATTTGGTATATGTTAATGATGCATGTATTCTAAATTGtgatcaaatgactttcataTTTATCAATCACGTTAAGCTAAGATATTTTTATTTATGACGCTCAATATATGTAATAAGTTTTTTTCTTAACAATTATTGGTAACTAATTCACggaatttttatatttttatatagaGTCCTAATTTAGAGAACTTTACATATGTTATAGTTTAAGTTGATGATAACAAGCTATGTTATTTTAATATTTGATTTTAACAAGTGATGGTATATGATTAATTGATATTTGAAATTGAAAAACAAATATTTTACTAAATATTTATTATGGTATCTGCATATTACTTCATGATTCCAGGCATTTTGTAATTTGGGGGCATTACTTTGGATATAATTTTTCATTTGGCCGTCAGTCTCTTTATCTTCCGTACCGGCACCAAAGACTTTGGATTTACACTTTGTAGTTTTTAAGACTTAAACGCCTCACAATTCTTCCACTAGAGAAAAGAACCTACACTTGAAGTCGTTGTTTGCCAAGTTCCTGGTTGCTTTTGGACTCTAAGCTTTGCAAAATTAGTGGTAATGGTAATCATCTTCTATAAAAATAGATTATTATAGAGTGGTAAAAAGTTTATATTCTGGTGTAGCATGTCAATATAGTTGTTTAAGTAAGTGTTATACTTTAGAAAGAAATTAGAGTTATGTCACTGTTACtattaaattttttttaagtAAGAGCCTCATAGTcggaaaaaaaatattattttaactaatttattattaaaaataaaaatacatttTCTATATTATATTGGGATCATTAAAATttactttaatatattaaaaagTTATTATTTTATTCAGTCGAGTTTCAAATACTCTACTTTTATATAAGAGCAATATTTATAAATGTTATGTATCCATAAATACATGCTAAGCCCGGCTTATTTTGATGGATGAAATTTTTGTATATGAGGAGGTCAATTATCATTAACAAATATTACTATAAAATAATTAAACTCTCATCTTCGAATAAGATTTCTTCAATAAAAAAGTTGGGTTTTATGGTCCGTTTTTCAATTTTATGCTACGTTTTTGGGTGtcataaatattaaataattactgTCTAATTTCCACCACCAAAGGACTTGGGATGCTTACTTTTGAGGACTGGACGCCTGGTAATTTTCCACTAAAAGAAAAGAACATACACACACAATTGAAGTCGTTGTTTGTCAAGGTGGTTGTTCCTTCAGGACTTACTTTAGAGTTGTAAAATTAGGGGTAATCATCTTTAAAATAGACCACAGAGGTCATGGTAATCTGTTTTCTTTAAACTCAGCTCACTTTCCTAAAAGTATCTGTTTCAGATACTTTTTTTCTAAACAAAAGCAAATCGAAGGttcctaatttttttttttagaaaatacaAATTGTAACTTTTATTTTCGCAATAATTTGCACTCCTAACCAGCTCAGTCCCGCAAGCCTAATCAGCTCAGTCCCGCAAGGCTAACCAGCTCAGTCCCGCAAGCCTAATCATTTGGCGCTATAACTCCTGATGGCGGGGTTGCTCCTTCGTCGCCGTCttggatccttcgccgctgtagaggtgtagctgtggttgggttccCACAAAACAATATCGGAaggggttggagtcccgcggcgcctccagcgtgagagtaagaactagttttttgggaagatgaagatgaatatgaatgCAGGGTGGCtctgtgtgtatatgagtgtgagagtGTGATTAAtcccaaaacctcaccttcttggcCTATTTATAacccaagggtagggttttgaggttggtacctttagatcatagccattggttctgggaggGGAGGACACCTGgttggagtggatgctttacacgtgtcagctgagaaatgttctgaggatcctctgacacgtgtcATGATTATTctcatgattgatgtgtgacagttgtccgCATCATGTGTCTGGGCCAATGTCTCACATGCTGGAATTTACCAAGTTTAGGCTTGCGGGACTGAGCTGGTTAGGAGCGGTAGTGTGCGGGACTACTCCTTTCAAGAGCTGCGTGgagttaggagcctaggagtagtTCTCCAAGGAGTCATATGGAGTTAGGAGTTTAGGAGTAACTCTTGTAAGAGTTGTATTGAGTTGAAGGTCTAGGAGTATTCCTTTCACGAGTTATATGTACTATCACCTAATCAGGTGGGGCAACAAGTGTTGTGCTTCACCTAACCTAAGATAACAAATGGTGCAGCTAGAGGGGTGAGTAAACTCCGGCTCCGTCCCTTTTATGGACATTTGAATGAAAATTTTACCAAAATTACTTAGTAATAATATTTTCCTTAATATATTACTTagtaataatatattatattaccAAAATTTGAAATAAATATAAACTTTCTCtacaattttaaattattaaaatttaaaataaatttcataaaatgtatcatttaaattgtatattttataaatttatttttatatttcataattttttgaaatttcataaataaaattaataatttctgaaataataTCCTGCATTATATCATTTTCATAAGGTACAAATTGTcatattttctaatttttttgaaaataattttaattttaatgcTTACAATACATTAAATGTACGTCTACatcaaataaataatatttttatatattgtgtaGAAATGCACTTCTAAACTTCATGATTATGAGTTCTGGTAAAAAAATTATATCCCCCATGATACCCTTTTTCAAGCAACtaaaatcatataaaaaaatACCTATTAAAAATAGGTTTGCTTGCATTGCCAACAAAAAAAATTTGAaccaatttttttattaaatttaatatgAGAGTTCAAAATAGGGACCGACTAAATTTTACCCCTACAAAATTATCAAGGCAGACCACTCCTACACGAGACAACGgagaaaaaacaaaaaaaaacaccATAATGCCACTTCTAATCTATAAATAATGTAGGATTTAAAATTTTATGAAATATAAAAAACAAATTTATGAAATATACAATTTAAATGATgttttgaaatttattttaaGTTTTGGTAATTTAAAATAGCAGagaaattttaaatttatttcaaattttaattAGTATAATATATTATTACTGAGTAATATATTATTACTATCGAAAATATTATTACTAAGTAATTTTGGTAATATATTATGTTATTATTATTAAGTAATTTTGGTTGTATAATTATTATTACTAAgtaatatattaataataaaaaataatataatatattattactAAAGAAAATAAGTAAGCGTAAAAaataagaaaagaaagagagGAGAAAAAAAGGAGAAACAAAGAAAaggaaaataatatattattactGAGAAAAATAAGTAAAGGTAAAAAATTGCACACTCCACTCCCATGTGACACACCCTTTTTGAATTATCGAAAATTATAGCAactttttaatttaaattaaaaatacatACTAAAAATAGGTCTACATTACTTGTTTAATAAAAAATTTTGACATCAAAATATTTTCCCTAATTTAATAATAAAGTTGAAAAAGGGATCTTGATAAGATTTTTGAGACGTACAAAATCTATATGAATCAAAGGAAGATCGGGGAGAAAAggaaaaaagtaaaaaaaaaaaaatgcaCCAGAACGCACGTCTAACACAAAACCCCATAAGAAGTGGTGTCATTTTTGTCCAATTCTGAATCAATGTCATAAAAATGAAATTTTCATTGAAATATACAAAGCAGTCAATAAACTCCACTTAATATTGAGGCACAACAGACAAATGTTCAAGGTCAGAGTCATAACTACTAGGACACATATTGAGGTAAGGAGACTAATTTAAACAAGCACCCTGTCTGGAAAATTTGAGTATTATCATAGTCTATTTGAACTTGATATGAAGATGATGTATATTACTTGGTGGAATATTTTGGAGGTCGATAACATTACAATATTAAACTTTTGGTACGGTGGTTACAATGTATTGTCACCACTTGGGTAATGTTTAATATCATATAGTCTTTTGCTTATATTGTATTTGTGGCTCATTAATATCATATAATCTTTTGCTTATTTTGTTTTTGTCGGATATTAATCAATTAGTCGTTTGGTACAATGGTTACAATGTGCATTGTCGATGGATGTATAAGTGCTTCAAACTTAACGATACGAAAAGAATTACTaaacattttcttccaatcaaagTCTAATATTACATCAACAAAAGTAACCTTACATTATTCAAAGAAACCACCTACTGAATTGTACCTAAATAAGAACACTAACAAAATACAACTAAAAATGTGCATACTTGGCACAACTTCATCTGCAAACCAGAACCATATGCAAACAACAACAATTCAGTGCTTTAATCAGATTCAGAAGAGTAACCTCCATCCTCAACCACGGCTTCCTGTCCAACTACACCAAGAACCATGTTCATCATTAGTGAAAATAACACAAACATAGCAATGACAGTGAACTATTGCTTCTTCTTCACATTATTCATCTCAGTTTGATGTTTTTCGATAAGCTTATCCATCCTGTGCTCGGACCTGTGCACCTGCTCAGCAATACTTTCTTGCAGCTCCTCAATCACTGCTACAACCCGAGGTCCAAGTGGTGGGTCTACCCACTTGTGGTAGCCACATTCTTTTTTGACACATTCTCTGAACCTCCTTCCAGCGTTTTCGCAGTACCAACGGGTATTCACCACGCTCATTCGGT carries:
- the LOC141689888 gene encoding uncharacterized protein LOC141689888 isoform X2, with translation MALSGVFHVFFMFSVLYNVGFGKECTNIPTELSSHSLRYELQVSKNETWKNEMFSHYHLTPTDTSAWATLLPRKILKEEDTGSWMMLYKNIKNSGNSKVAKGFLKEVALDNVRLDPDSKHGQAQQTNLEYLLLLDVDSLVWSFRKTAGLPTPGDAYGGWERPDVELRGHFVGHYLSASAQMWSSTHNDTLKEKMSAVISVLSDCQEKMGSGYLSAFPSELFDRFEAVKPVWAPYYTIHKIMAGLLDQYLFCKNTRALKMVTWMAQYFYNRVQNVILKYSIEQHYRSLNEETGGMNDVLYNLYSVTGDPKHLLLAHLFDKPCFLGLLAVQADDISGFHANTHIPIVIGSQRRYEVTGDPLYKEIGTFFMDVVNTSHSYATGGTSVSEFWSEPKRLASTLQTENEESCTTYNMLKVSRHLFKWTKEMSYADYYERALTNGVLSIQRGREPGVMIYMLPLGPGQSKARSYHGWGTQFNSFWCCYGTGIESFSKLGDSIYFEEEGDVPGIYIVQYVSSSLNWDSGKISLVQKVEPVVSWDNRLRVTLSVSSKQGLSQKLTLKLRIPIWTYSNGAKAALNGQELSLPDPGNFLLISRQWNNNDEIAIELPISIRTEVIKDDRSEYASDSAILYGPYLLVGLSSGDRDIKIENSVSDWITPIPAEYNSHLISLCHESTNTVIAKSDKSLRLETIPESGSNHSVHATFRIIPKDSTSSKKSDIRDFIGKTVMLEPFDLPGTAVVHSKDESLGIADASDSNASGFRLVSGLDGKRNSVSLESERQRGCYVYSDLELLADVKISCISRSADDSYKEGASFTLRDGISKYDPISFVAKGSSRNFVLQPLHTITDENYVVYFNIQS
- the LOC141689888 gene encoding uncharacterized protein LOC141689888 isoform X1; amino-acid sequence: MALSGVFHVFFMFSVLYNVGFGKECTNIPTELSSHSLRYELQVSKNETWKNEMFSHYHLTPTDTSAWATLLPRKILKEEDTGSWMMLYKNIKNSGNSKVAKGFLKEVALDNVRLDPDSKHGQAQQTNLEYLLLLDVDSLVWSFRKTAGLPTPGDAYGGWERPDVELRGHFVGHYLSASAQMWSSTHNDTLKEKMSAVISVLSDCQEKMGSGYLSAFPSELFDRFEAVKPVWAPYYTIHKIMAGLLDQYLFCKNTRALKMVTWMAQYFYNRVQNVILKYSIEQHYRSLNEETGGMNDVLYNLYSVTGDPKHLLLAHLFDKPCFLGLLAVQADDISGFHANTHIPIVIGSQRRYEVTGDPLYKEIGTFFMDVVNTSHSYATGGTSVSEFWSEPKRLASTLQTENEESCTTYNMLKVSRHLFKWTKEMSYADYYERALTNGVLSIQRGREPGVMIYMLPLGPGQSKARSYHGWGTQFNSFWCCYGTGIESFSKLGDSIYFEEEGDVPGIYIVQYVSSSLNWDSGKISLVQKVEPVVSWDNRLRVTLSVSSKQQGLSQKLTLKLRIPIWTYSNGAKAALNGQELSLPDPGNFLLISRQWNNNDEIAIELPISIRTEVIKDDRSEYASDSAILYGPYLLVGLSSGDRDIKIENSVSDWITPIPAEYNSHLISLCHESTNTVIAKSDKSLRLETIPESGSNHSVHATFRIIPKDSTSSKKSDIRDFIGKTVMLEPFDLPGTAVVHSKDESLGIADASDSNASGFRLVSGLDGKRNSVSLESERQRGCYVYSDLELLADVKISCISRSADDSYKEGASFTLRDGISKYDPISFVAKGSSRNFVLQPLHTITDENYVVYFNIQS